A window of the Vigna angularis cultivar LongXiaoDou No.4 chromosome 3, ASM1680809v1, whole genome shotgun sequence genome harbors these coding sequences:
- the LOC108318780 gene encoding sucrose-phosphatase 1: MDIMDRLNSSPRLMLVSDLDHTMVDHHDPENSSLLRFNALWEAYYRQDSLLVFSTGRSPTLYKQLRKEKPMITPDIAIMSVGTEITYGRSMVPDDGWVQFLNQKWDKNIVIEETSKFPELKPQAETEQRPHKVSFYVQKDKAKSVTQALSKVLEERGLNVKIIYSGGIDLDVLPNGAGKGQALAYLLKKFETEGKPPLNTLACGDSGNDAELFSIPGVYGVMVSNAQEELLQWHSENAKDNPKILHASERCASGIIEAIGHFKLGQNLSPRDVSDSRQENLSPYLEIVNFALLLEKWRRAEVENSELFIAGIKATVFPSAIIIHPSGSAHNAREYLNTFRKVYGDKKGKQYRIWVDDVVATQLAPGIWLVKFDKWELCGEERKACASTSIMSSRDSDWFNLVHVHQTWLEDSAKGEWFL; the protein is encoded by the exons ATGGACATCATGGATCGACTAAATTCTTCTCCGCGGTTGATGCTTGTTTCGGATCTCGATCACACGATG GTTGATCATCATGACCCGGAGAATAGTTCACTTTTAAGGTTCAATGCGCTTTGGGAAGCTTATTATCGCCAAGATTCTCTGCTGGTGTTTTCAACTGGGAGGTCGCCTACACTCTACAAACAACTGAGGAAAGAGAAGCCTATGATAACTCCTGATATAGCTATTATGTCTGTGGGGACTGAGATTACTTATGGGAGATCAATGGTGCCTGATGATGGATGGGTTCAGTTTTTGAACCAGAAATGGGATAAGAACATAGTCATTGAGGAAACAAGCAAATTTCCTGAACTTAAGCCTCAG GCAGAAACAGAACAACGGCCGCACAAGGTCAGCTTTTATGTTCAGAAAGACAAGGCTAAGAGTGTAACACAGGCTCTTTCTAAGGTTTTGGAAGAGCGTGGG ttgaatgttaaaataatatacagtGGAGGTATTGATTTGGATGTATTACCAAATGGTGCTGGCAAAGGTCAAGCTCTTGCCTATCTGCTCAAAAAGTTTGAGACCGAGGGAAAGCCACCACTTAACACTCTTGCTTGTGGTGATTCTGGAAATGATGCCGAGCTGTTCAGCATTCCGGGAGTGTATGGAGTCATG GTAAGCAATGCCCAAGAGGAGTTGTTGCAGTGGCATTCAGAAAATGCAAAAGATAACCCCAAGATTCTCCATGCCTCAGAGCGTTGTGCATCTGGCATAATAGAAGCCATTGGTCATTTTAAGTTAGGCCAAAACCTGTCCCCAAGAGATGTTTCAGACAGTAGACAAGAAAATTTATCTCCATATCTTGAAATAGTGAATTTTGCTTTGTTACTTGAAAAGTGGAGGCGTGCAGAAGTTGAGAATTCCGAGCTGTTTATTGCTGGTATAAAGGCAACAGTT TTCCCATCTGCTATTATCATCCATCCTTCTGGTTCGGCCCATAATGCCCGGGAGTATTTAAATACGTTCCGGAAGGTGTATGGTGACAAAAAGGGTAAACAGTACAGGATTTGGGTGGATGATGTAGTGGCTACACAGTTAGCTCCAGGTATATGGCTAGTGAAGTTTGACAAGTGGGAGTTATGTG GTGAAGAGCGGAAGGCTTGTGCCTCCACCTCAATAATGAGCAGTAGG GATTCGGATTGGTTCAATTTGGTGCACGTGCACCAGACCTGGTTGGAAGACTCAGCCAAAGGTGAATGGTTTCTTTAG